Within Cucumis melo cultivar AY chromosome 4, USDA_Cmelo_AY_1.0, whole genome shotgun sequence, the genomic segment tttcatctctccataatttatttagacaaattttcatattatttttcaatatgcaAAGTGAACAAATTGTTATTCAAGGTACAAggtgacaaatatatatatgtgctatacattcaaatttcaagtATAGAATGTTCATTCAAAATGAGATTTACTTTTAGGTTTTaggtgtatatatatgtgtatctatatatgtatatataatcgGATTGGGGGGGGTCAACCCTACCTCTAACTTGCACAAACCCGACAACCCGACTCAACctttttttctctaattttctaacccaacccaacccaatatAAAATTTAACCCAGTCCAACTCTTACGGTTTGGGTTGGGTAATCCGGGTTGGTCGGGTTACCAATTTTTTTGAACACCCCTGAATCTTAGTACAAATTCGTTTAGATCTAGAAGagcaaatataaaaaaagacgTGTAAAACATTTGTGTCCAAATTTGTGCAAATGCTCCTCTTCTTGTCTGACAACAAATCTTTGGGCCGAGATTTTCTGGGTTTGGTTATTTTTCAGCCTAAAACTGTTGGTGGGCCGTGAGGTGGACCTTCGCAATACAGGAAAGGAATGGGCTTTGGGTTTTTACTATTCAGGCCCAAAGGGCAATTCTCAGTTTGATTCTCAGGTTTTGGACATGGCTCCAACAAAATTTTGAGAGACCATACAAGAGACCCATTGATCAGAATAAATTAAAGATTCCTAACTAATCTAACCTAAATATTTTTAGTTGGGTGAGTTTGTGTTGAGGATATGAAACTCAAAGATCTCACTGTTTAATTAATACTTGGGTGGTTACTGTTTAAATAATCCATTTGTTTCGAGACAAAACCCCACGTTTGTTCAATATGGTATCTATGTCCATGAAGCTCAAAATAGATACTTAGTCCACAAAATTATTTAGATTCGATTAAAGAATACACCATCTTTTGAGACATAAAGAGTATCTCACATTAAAAAATACAGAGTACTCACAATCTTACAAACAAGATCGCTAGAACGTAAAAGAACATAAGATTCAAAATGAGATCCAAGAAAAGAGGAAAGAATAAGTCGAGCCTCATTCCAAGCTTCTTGCCCACTTAGACCAATCAAAGAGGAAGAAATGGATCAATTAAGGAACTATCCTTTTACACTGCTTAGACCAATGAAAAAGGAAGGAATGGTCCGAGCCCAACGAATCAATCCAAAAAATTATATGGATAGATTTCCAAAACCTAAACTTACGAGGATTAGAGCATGAGAATTTACAAATAGACCATGGAAGCTCTTTTAAAGGGAAGTGAATTCTTTGAGCCAAGACTTAATATTTCTTCTCTGGATTCGTTTTCTTCTCTTGTTTTAGGTTTAATTAATTTGGGTAAGGGGAGGTTTTCCTATTATAATTTAAAGTAAGAGTCAATGTATAATTTTCAAAAGGTCACACACACATGAATTGTCCACTAAATTACAAGAAACTCTCTTTTTGAGAAAAAtactaaataaattaattattaggactCATTTGTAATTTAACTTTGAAAAAGTATATggtattatttattataattagataataatgaaatggaatattagaAGCTGTcctatagttttaaaaaaaaaaaagaaaaaaacaaacaaacaaaggCAATTGTATGATTGCCAGAAAAGACATCATGCATCTTCTTCTTTGTAACAATGATGATTGAAAAATATAGAATatgctttttcttctttacaaCCATCATTATTAaagcatatatatattttaaaacttgAGAAAAGTTTGAAgcaaagaaaatatatatatatatatatatatttatatatatttgtttgaaCCCACCAAAAGGGAAAATAAGACCTAAAATATATAAGCATAGTTGATGTTATGCTGTTTCCATGTAGCTTTTGAATATAATTcaacttctttttattttatgcCTTTTCATGGCTACAATTCTTCATCATTTAAGCTTTTTCTTTCATGTTcttttcaattctttctttAATCTCATATTATGATCACTCAACCAAATATATTTTATCCAATATAGTTACCCCAACTTTTCTACATcaatatcaaacaaaaaatttCACATGTATTATCTACAATTTTTTATATACGTCGTGAGTGTTTCCAACTAGACATGATTTTTTGCATCTTCATTCTTTTTGTAGTATAATGGTCTAAACCTACAATATTTAGTTATTAAGAAAAGTCGTAAAATTGTATTCTTTAAATAGTTAATTAATGGTTATATCATGCACGTCCATATTCTAATGCATTTATCTATTATTTGAGAGTAGAAATGCAATTATCAAGCTATACCCTAACAATTCtactttttttcaaaattatactTACAAAAACTTTACTTCTACCAATAAAGTTTTGATCTCTTTCTCTTATCCATTTTCTTACTAAAACCAAACTATGCTTTAAAAACCTTAAAAAgcaaaaaagggaaaaaaaggcTTTTTCActaacttttttctttgtttataaGATCGAACTAGAaattcaattatattaaataattttaaccTAACCGAAACTTGAATCGATCTAAAAAATGAAATAGGGATCATAGTAATCCTTATCTTTTAAGAATAAATAAGTATAGTTATATAGAAGACATATCAAGACTTGGATTGGGGCATAGGATAATGATAGATATGGCTTTGAGTGATTGTTAGTTGTACAAATGAAggaatgagaagaaaaaaaatctctctcaaTCAACTAAGTACCCATCAACCATAGAATTATAAGTCATTCATtaagataaagaaaaagaaaaaaaaaaagtagagccaattaaaattagaaagctcctcatataataatatatacttctttattatttttgatAATGAAAGTGATTATTATGAGAATATGAGAACAAGAAAAATTGGGTCAACTTGTTTTGTCATTCTTTGTCACCAAAGTCTACTACCCCACTTATTTTCCAATTTCTTTGGCCCTCCTTTCTCCAACTTCCTTCTTTAGTTTTCACtgctaattttcttttcatttaataTATACATTTACTCCTAATTTAGAGATTGTGTCGATCTAAACTTTAAACTAATATTTACATCCATCTAAAGTTTTGAACGTTTAGTATTTCATAAGTGTATCAATTTGTAACCCCTTCGCCTTTCATTTGGATAAACTTTTGTAAGTGAAACAAATGACTCTTACTTATAATTTCATTCGAAAATTGGCTCCATAAGTTcgattttattttgttaatatgACATTTGAAACATTTATGCATGAATAAGAATGGATGCATGCAATGATAAATTTTGATAAAAGATCTAAAAATTAACAATTTTGTTGTTtacttaaaataattataaacttCGTACCATATGtttcaaaagttaaaaatttaGATATTCTCTACTATTTTTGGTATTATAGAAAGAAATGCATAAATCTACAACAATACATTCATATGTCAGTTGCTTCTTATTGAGTATctaattcttttctttattttttattttcagtattattatttcttatgattgatcaatcttttttatatttttacaattttgttgaTAGTAGATTGCTCTATTAGGTTAGAGTTTAATTTTGGAGAAATACTTCCTCGATCAAAAGTCTATCATTAAGAAAATATCTTCAAAAGTGACCTTTCGTTGATgctaaatttaatattattattgttcaaacatataaaaattttagaaaatttatCATCCATAAACACCATAATTATTAATCATTCCACATTATTATTCGAAAACATTCCCTTTTTTTTAATAGTAATCAAGCATGGTTAATTTCCCACAACATTTTTTATGAGGTTTGAATAAATATTACTTTAATCATGATTTCTTTAGATTATTTCAATTTCGTATTTCAAAAAAATTGTCtcataaacataaaaaaataaaaacaaaataataaaaaaaaggatAGCATAAGCAAATAATGTGAGTTTATTCTAATCATTAAATTTTGGAAGATCCACGTCATCCAAACCTCATCTCCTCGAGACTCGAGAGTTTAAAATGCCCACTTTGGGCCCATTATGGGCTTGGTGGTGGGACCCATAAGGCGTGATATACGAGAAGAAGGCCCACAAAAAAGAGGGGCCCAAAGAACTTTAAGAAAAAGGAAGGCCCACACGTGTGAAACACATACGCACAAGCAGCATTAGTCATACCCGGTGTGCGCGTGTCTTTGACCGTCTCTTCCCTAAGAACCTCCCCGTTGACCAATTCCAAATTcgcttcccccccccccccctccccctcaTCACTTTTACCCTAATGTATTACAACATTAGATTAGATGGTGGTAAGTCGAATAAAAAACGTGAATGAGATCGTGAAATATAGAAAAAGATTCTATCattattgtattgaaaaatttttgtaatttatgttataaatttaaaagttaattaataaaaaaattaagcatataaaaaattgtaaataaagCAATTAAATTTAAAGTACTAACATATATAATAACATTTTGAAATAATCGGTAAAATCTAttgttttgttattattttacaGTGAAATGTAAAGATTTGATTGTGGGTATTTTTTTAGCATTCTTGTTCAAGAAGATATTATTGGAAATTGTTAAAATAAAATTCCTTTTGAATGACTAGCTAGGTCAAAGTCTTCCTTATAATACTTTCCAAAATTGGATTTACTAGGCTTGCCATTGACTCCTCTACTCtaaatactttttctttttcaagaaagtgtgtatatatatatgcttcAAGTATTGGTTTTGTCGTAACAACATGAGTTGTTTGTATGATTTAATTTATATGGGTTTATTTAAAGTAAGTAAAAGATGATGCTTTCTACTTCAAGAAAAGAAATTGGATATAGTTTAGAGTTACTATTTATAAAtaggttaaattacaaaaataaatgcTATGAACTTTGTAGTTTAGGTTAAAAAATATtactaaattttttaaaaattttaaaaatgtttttcagAAGGGGTTTAGAAATACTCTAATTTTAGTTTTGGATGAGAATtgttaaatttttgtttttaatattcTTAATCCCCTTTGTCACTCCTTTCAAATCCTTCCTCTTTTGGTGAAGAAAAAGCaatgattttttaaagtttTCCATGCATGAGTTCTTTTTCGTACGAACATGAGcagaaaaatgaaaatcacaAATCTCATTGTCACCTACATGTTCACATGTATGTTGAGAGTTAATCAATGGACTTAAAGTCATATGATACTAAAAGGATTGATAAAATAGCAACAATCAACGTTAATATAATTCAACTaacataaatattaattatttattaacaCAACAATTGAATGATCAACATAAGTATACTTCAACTAGattataattttagaaattcGCTCCTACATCCTTTATactttataaaataataatgataacaaTCAAAAAGTAAAATACAAAACTTAAGGACAAaaccttttctcttttttcttttcttttttggagaAAATCAAATTTGATGATCAAACTCTTGTTacgttgtttaaattttaacattaaactcttaatttaattaaattacaatGCAAATGCAATTCGAAACTTACGATAAGTTTGTAACCTAAAGTTTATTACACAAAATTTTAACCTAAAAAGAAGTGAGCCCATTCATATAAAGTATAAATTTTAGGTTAACACATTAGTTGATGTAACTCAACAAGTTTAGGGCCAAATTttgatctttcttcttttaaaaaaatatatagataaaagatattatgagagTCATACTGATGTAGGAAAAGATGtgacttttttctttaatttatttatctatatatatttaactattCTTCATTTGAAGTTGATTATGGTGCTAAAGATCCCCACCATACAAAGATTAGACAAATCAAATAGTTTTAATGGACAAATTTAGGAGCAAATTTTGAGTTTTCCTCTTACAGAAAACATggaaatatatacatatatatattaaagatataactaaaagatattatgaCATTCATAATGATGTAGGCAAAGATGTgaccttttttttataaaaaaaaatgtatatttaattttttttttattcatttctaTGTGCTTATTGTGCTAAAAATGCTCATAATATAAAGATTAGACAAATCAAATTTGCAATGTCACTAATTGATAATGAAGTTATGAATGTGAAAACAAAGAATATTTTTTAGTTATTCTAACTTTAATTTGTTTGATttcaaaatgtttatttttctttctaacaATAGTGTGTTGAATGTTAATAGACAATGTGTTAATAAGGAAATTACAAACTTATAATTAATCCAATGGATTAGGTTTCATGAAATTAAATCATACTAATCCTAATGGccaagtttttttttccttcatatGAAATTTCAACATTACATTGATTTGATATTTAAGTTTTGATATATCACCaatttttaaataagaaaaatcatACCAAttaaaacatgaaaaaaaattcCACTCAAGACTTTATCATCATCACCAaagttttattaattaatataattgaATACTAACATAtgtaatgtaaaaaaaaaaaggttttattaattaaatttagagCATTCTATGTTTTAGGTTATAAAATAGGTTTAAATATTAACACTGAATATACGAATAAGAAAATTAAGTTTTTGTcaccactttttttttatagaaagtTTTCAAAAAATTCACTTAATTTCGATTCTTAATTCAAAATCGTCGAACTTTTTAAACAAATTGACCCACTTGAATATAGGTGTATCCAAGAGCTAATAACTCATAAAcgttactatttttaaatttcatagtgatcataatttgtttaatatttatatttatatatatcttaTTACGGAACTATAAAATTGAGAGACTAAATCGAAAAAGAGAGATGTACCAAACCATATATTTTAGAATGGTCCAAAAGCAAACCGATTCTCTAATAAGCCCACGTAAGTACCATCTTTAAGACATTTTGGAAATGTTTTTAAGAAAACATTTAAGGAAGTTCACTTATTTATATGCCAAGTCAACTTTGTTATCCATCTTTTCCTAGTCCAAAACACTCGACATAGACATAAAGATTTatagctatatatatatacaaatgtGTGCATGTGGAAAGTGAATTCAAAATGAGACGATAAATTGTTAAAACTAAACCCTTTTACATCATTTAAAGTACAAATATATATAACGTTTAAAGTCAATTTGAATTTAGTTTTGAAAATCTTACTAATTAGTTTATAGGCAACATAGAATAAGTTTTTAATGTATTTAAATTCATTCAAAACTTTGGTCGAACTTTTAGTCAATGTCAAGTTAGAGAAAAaccttcaaaaaaaaaaactcaaaatgacataataagaaaatgagcacgacaataaattataagaaaaatgTCCCAACAAACTCGGAACTCCTTATACGAAAGGAGAGTAAATTACCTGGTCGAGCTAATTGTGTCGTCGTTGCCTTACCATCTCAACATATATATCCACCTCTGATATTAATTATCATAAAAGAGAATAACAAATAGCTGGTCATATTAGATAGTCAAGTTCCAACAGTACCTATTCAGTTACACAACTATactattttagttttattaagCGTTCAACTTTACCAACTTATACATCAAAATGAGTTTAACACAACGTTGCATGATACGCATGAGAACATTCTTGACAAGATTCATCCATCAAcatcatttttattaataatatatcaaTTTGTTGATTCTCATCCCATTTCAAGGTTTCACTATTTTTGGTCTTCAAAGAAGACacatattaatttttaaatcattAGTCACCTAATCCTAATACTTGGTGATTGATTGCACAATACCCCAACCCCAACCATTAATACATGTTGTCCAAAGCAAATCCCCATTATTTTGGGAGATAAATATTAattctctttttaaataaattttatattcgATTATGTTTATATTGATATATACTTATCATCTTAATTTAATATCACaatattttatcttttcaagATGACATTTAGTAGAACAAAGTAATTTCACATATGAATATACGAAGAGTGAAATAAATTTATGATTATAAATTGATCGACAATCTAAACCTACTTCACAAACCTAAAAGAAGAAACTCATCAAGGATTTGGTGGAAGCATATTTCAAACACCCAAAACTAGGCCAAGAATCTTCATTCTTCTCCACACATATGTATATAATTGCATTAGGTTGCCCAATTCTCCATaatttaaacattaattaatgTAGGACTTATGCTTTtataaagtaaaaaagaaactGAATTTTTTGGTTGCTTATTTGACCAaagaaatttcatatatatttattatcatctcttttttttttttttttttttttgaaagaataaattcaaatatataCTTCCAAAAATGGATTCACAAAATAAGGTGTTATATTGAATAAGACCACAACTTTGAACGaataaaaataggaaagaacataatatatatacatataatatttCTCCCCCTCCCATCTCACCTTAAATTACAAAGTGGTTTTGGTAACTCTATTTCTAGTATTATTACattataaaataacaaaatgttatataccaaattcaaaattataaccAAGTTTGAATTTTATGTTGATTGAATTATGTGTATAATAATATTCTTTGAGAATCAAAAGTATAAATATAGGATATGTAAAAGAGAATGGTAATAAATTGAAGTAATAAAAGACAAAAGAACAAAGTAGTCCTAAATTGATGTTTGTCTATCCTAATGTAAGGTTGAATAATAAATTGTATGTATACCCTAAAagctaaaacctttgtgttttatttatttctttattttattccataattaataaaatccgatcttttttttttttttttttttgcattttccGGGGACTTTACCGGAAAAGCCCCAAAGATAAATTCAATGGAAAATTCAATGTGTAATTAATGATTGAAGAAACAAAGTAAATAAGTGGTtgaaaaataggttaaaaacattttcttttctcaatatAATAATTTAGTCCTAAAAAACTTGTGTCTAACAACTTACCTTCTCTTTCCGATTGAAACTTTGTACGATCAATCTTGTATTGGTTGATCGACTCAGTTTTTCATTACATAACATCGTAGCAAATAAGAtagtcaaattaaaaaaaataaaagaaatttatatCGAAATATAGAATAGTTTATTGAAATAGTAAATTTTAGGTCTAATTTTCAAAATCCATCTAACTTTAACTATCATGGTTTGGTAAGGAAGGCAGTCTCGAGAACTAGCTAAAAAGTCATAAGTTTATATATTATGACCACCTAcctagaaattaattttttttatggattttCTTGACATTCAAATGTTGTAAAATCAAAcgaattgaattaattttttactaattttcttGACATTCAAATGTTGTGGATATAAACTAAACTGATCCGGACATGGATATGAAAAAGGAACCTAAATCTCGAACTTGATTCTTAACCTGAACAAATATTATCTACGACAATTACTTGTTTGAAGAGTTAAATTTGTATGATTTGGTATCCCAATAATCTTACGAGGCTATAAGAGTAAAGAGTTACTTTTTGTAGGGACAAATTTGCAATTTAAttaacttgaaaaaaaaaatgttaataggggagaagaaataataattagaataaaaataatgtGGGAGAAAGAATGGGAATAGAAAAATATGCGATAAGACCGAAgcaaagaagaaaatgaaagcCAAAATTTATAAAGGAAAGAAGGAGATGAGTTCCTTATACCCAACGCATCTTTTCCCATTTGCTTCTGCTTCGGACCTTTTTGCTTCGGTTTAGACTTTTTTCAGATAAGAATCACTTCTCTCTCCCCCAAATTTCTTTCAGGAAcccttctcctcctcttcttcttcttcttcttcttcttcttcttcttcttcttcttcttctactccTTCAATCTGGCTATTCAACACCACCATTCAAATCTCCCTCAAATCAATCCAACTCTCATGGTAATTCCACTTCTGGGTTCTTCACTAAGTTCTCAAACCATTCATTCTTATTAATCcatgattttgatttttttttttttctgtttgttTCAAAAACAGGGTCTTGCTGGAAGTCCTGTAGATGAAGATAACAGATGGCCTCCATGGCTTAAACCTTTACTCCGTGAAAGCTTCTTTGTTCAATGCAAGTTCCATGCTGATTCTCATAAAAGCGAATGTAATATGTATTGTTTGGATTGCATGAATGGCGCTCTCTGTTCTCTCTGTCTCGCTTTTCACAAAGACCATCGTGCTATTCAGGTCTATTTCTTTGAGGTTCCGTTGAATTTCCAATTgctctattttattttttctgattggctttgtgtttttttttttttttgtacagatTAGAAGATCTTCATATCATGATGTGATAAGGGTATCTGAGATTCAGAAAGTTCTAGACATAACCGGAGTTCAAACCTACATTATAAACAGCGCGAGAGTTGTTTTCTTGAATGAGCGGCCACAGCCTAGGCCTGGGAAAGGGGTAACGAACACGTGTGAAGTTTGTGAACGGAGTCTTCTCGATTCATTTCGATTCTGTTCTCTTGGATGTAAGGTAATGTAATG encodes:
- the LOC103503550 gene encoding protein RGF1 INDUCIBLE TRANSCRIPTION FACTOR 1-like gives rise to the protein MGLAGSPVDEDNRWPPWLKPLLRESFFVQCKFHADSHKSECNMYCLDCMNGALCSLCLAFHKDHRAIQIRRSSYHDVIRVSEIQKVLDITGVQTYIINSARVVFLNERPQPRPGKGVTNTCEVCERSLLDSFRFCSLGCKIVGTSKNYEKKRRVMGSDSEDSSYSSNSSRGRIMKNSNKNRVVQSFTPSTPPPTLVSYRTAKRRKGIPHRAPMGGLIIEY